From the genome of Hallerella porci:
AACATCTTCATTCTTGGGGGGATCAACAACTCGAAATGGAGCTTTTCCCGTCATAGCATCCTTTACTAGTTCGCAAAAAAGCAATGCATATTTTTTTCGAACATCTTTCCCAGTCTTTATATGAGCAATAAAATTACCAGTCTCCCAAATTGTGGAGAAAGGCAATATAAAACGATTTACCTCTTCAGGATAATTTTCAAATTCTCTCTGGACGGCATCCTTCTCTTGACAACGATCTGGAATTTCCAAAAGATTTAAAAGAATACTTGTATCAAGCAAAATAATGCTACAAAGTTCTTCTTTATTCTTTTTCTTTGACACAATTTACCTCTTAACCTTTAATTTCAGATTTCAATTTTGCCAGCCAGGAATAAGCACTTTCAGACTTCCCATTATTTGCTAAATTCTTTTTCACAAAATCATTTATTCGATTTGACACAAGTAAATCACCTAAACTTCCTTGAACGAGTAAATCAAAGTAATTCGGCAAATCTGATATTTTCCTTAACTTACTCGACCCATCCACAGGATCTCGATAACAAAAAACGCAATCAGATACAATTTCATCAGGCAAAGCGTCTAATAGTGTAGGGTTATGAGTCGTAATAAGAATTTTCAAGTGACGTTTTTGGGCAACTTCATTTATTTTTGACAAAAGAGTTTTCGCTCTTGATGGATGAATACCATTGTCCAATTCCTCAATCACAACGGTAGAGTATTCCGGCGAAGATAAAAGTGCTACAGCAATAGCCAAGACTCTCAGGGTTCCATCCGACAACAACGAAGCATCATATTCTTTTCCTTCACCCCCAAAGGATTCTTTTAATGAAACAATGCTTTCTCCACGGGGTTCTTTAATCGAAAAAAGTCCTGTAAAGTTCTGTTCCGGTAAATTTTTTATAAAATCAAGTATGTCCTTTTTATTCTTTTTTCTTTCCTCTCTAGTGTATGCCGCAGGATTTCTCGTTAGATTGTATATAACACCAGAAAGGTTCCCTCCATTTTCTGTTAACGCACGATCTCTAGCACAATAACTCCGCATTTTTGCAGGAACCGGATCTAAAAAAATAAAGGAATCCAACGTTTTCTCTATTGTTTTACATACATTAGGAATAATTTCTTTCGATTTTTCATATTTTTCTTGGAAAGGCGCAGATGTCGTTAATTGCGAAAAAATAGTCATTTGATCGGAGCAATTAATTAAATTTTTTTTACTTCCTCGAGTAAAATTATCATACGAAACAACGACATCCGAAGCATACACACCGCCTGAGCGTTCTTTAATTTTATATAAAGGAATTTTTCTTTTAGATGATGAAACCGATTCATTTGAAATATGCAATTCTTCATCAAGCAAAGAAAGCGTCAACTCAAGATTATCATAATCACAATCATCAAAATTGCACAAAAAAGAGCATTCTGATGAATCCTGGTACATTAAATTACTTATTTTTCCTCGAATCCCCCCCTCTTTATTAAATGTTGAATATGGTAGTGATGATAACTTTTGTCCTTGGGCTAAAATAGACATAAAACGCAGGGCTTCTATAGCATTACTTTTGCCGGATGCATTGGCTCCAATTAACACCGTAAAGGGAGACAATTCAAAGGTTGCATCTTTATAGCTTTTAAAATTTTGGATTCGTATAGATTTTAACATAAAGAACCTCTTCTTCCAAATATAAGTTAAATAACCTTGACTGTAGTGTTGGGGCTGATTGTTTTGAAGATTTCGGTGACGTTGATTTTGGCGGA
Proteins encoded in this window:
- a CDS encoding AAA family ATPase; protein product: MLKSIRIQNFKSYKDATFELSPFTVLIGANASGKSNAIEALRFMSILAQGQKLSSLPYSTFNKEGGIRGKISNLMYQDSSECSFLCNFDDCDYDNLELTLSLLDEELHISNESVSSSKRKIPLYKIKERSGGVYASDVVVSYDNFTRGSKKNLINCSDQMTIFSQLTTSAPFQEKYEKSKEIIPNVCKTIEKTLDSFIFLDPVPAKMRSYCARDRALTENGGNLSGVIYNLTRNPAAYTREERKKNKKDILDFIKNLPEQNFTGLFSIKEPRGESIVSLKESFGGEGKEYDASLLSDGTLRVLAIAVALLSSPEYSTVVIEELDNGIHPSRAKTLLSKINEVAQKRHLKILITTHNPTLLDALPDEIVSDCVFCYRDPVDGSSKLRKISDLPNYFDLLVQGSLGDLLVSNRINDFVKKNLANNGKSESAYSWLAKLKSEIKG